A part of Roseitalea porphyridii genomic DNA contains:
- the cobW gene encoding cobalamin biosynthesis protein CobW — protein sequence MLNAKIPATVITGFLGAGKTTMIRNMLANAGGRRIALIINEFGDLGVDGEVLKGCGVENCSEDDIVELTNGCICCTVADDFVPTMTALLERENRPDHIVIETSGLALPQPLVAAFNWPDIRTQVTVDGVVTVIDAAAVADGRFASDHDALDAQRAADDSLDHESPLEELFEDQIRAADMVVLNKADLLDEARLEAVRANVAGQVDRPLKVIHASHGELPIEVLLGLGAATEEQIGARKSHHELHHEDGHEHDHDDFDSFVVAAGAVADPDGFVAALKRIIADHDVLRLKGFCAVPGKPMRLVVQAVGQRIDTYFDRPWGAGEQPSTRLVVIGLHGMDRAAIEAAVRAATAEAVIAAE from the coding sequence ATGCTCAACGCGAAGATCCCCGCCACCGTGATCACCGGATTTCTCGGCGCGGGCAAGACGACGATGATCCGCAACATGCTTGCCAATGCCGGCGGCCGCCGGATCGCGCTGATCATCAACGAGTTCGGCGATCTGGGCGTCGACGGCGAGGTGCTCAAGGGCTGCGGCGTCGAGAACTGCAGCGAGGACGACATTGTCGAACTGACCAATGGCTGCATCTGCTGCACGGTCGCCGACGATTTCGTGCCGACCATGACGGCGCTGCTCGAACGCGAGAACCGGCCCGATCACATCGTCATCGAGACGTCCGGGCTGGCGCTGCCGCAGCCGCTGGTCGCCGCCTTCAACTGGCCCGATATCAGGACGCAGGTGACCGTCGACGGGGTGGTGACGGTGATCGACGCGGCAGCGGTGGCCGACGGCCGGTTCGCGTCCGACCATGACGCGCTCGACGCGCAGCGGGCGGCCGATGACAGTCTCGACCATGAAAGCCCGCTGGAGGAGCTTTTCGAGGACCAGATCCGGGCCGCCGACATGGTGGTGCTGAACAAGGCCGATCTCCTCGACGAGGCGCGCCTTGAGGCGGTGCGCGCCAACGTCGCCGGGCAGGTCGACCGGCCGCTCAAGGTCATCCATGCCAGCCATGGCGAACTGCCGATCGAGGTGCTGCTGGGGCTCGGTGCCGCGACCGAGGAGCAGATCGGCGCGCGCAAGTCGCATCACGAGCTGCACCATGAGGACGGGCACGAGCACGACCATGACGATTTCGACAGCTTCGTCGTCGCGGCCGGCGCGGTGGCTGATCCGGACGGGTTCGTCGCCGCACTGAAACGGATTATCGCCGACCATGACGTGCTGCGCCTGAAGGGCTTTTGCGCCGTGCCGGGCAAGCCGATGCGGCTGGTCGTCCAAGCGGTCGGCCAGCGGATCGACACCTATTTCGACCGGCCCTGGGGCGCGGGCGAGCAACCCTCGACGCGGCTCGTCGTCATCGGCCTGCACGGCATGGACCGGGCGGCGATCGAGGCGGCGGTCCGTGCGGCGACCGCCGAGGCCGTGATCGCGGCGGAGTGA
- the cobU gene encoding bifunctional adenosylcobinamide kinase/adenosylcobinamide-phosphate guanylyltransferase, producing MAPLEGVTLVLGGARSGKSAFAEKLVAESGLTPVYVATAQIFDEEMRDRIAHHRARRGPDWLLVEEHDDLEGVLARQASRGRAVLVDCLTLWVTNLMLAEADIEARSFALLDALAALESPVVLVSNEVGLGIVPDNRMARDFRDHAGRLNQEVAAHADHVVFMAAGLPMKLKG from the coding sequence ATGGCGCCGCTTGAAGGCGTGACCCTCGTCCTTGGCGGGGCCCGGTCCGGCAAGTCGGCCTTTGCCGAAAAGCTGGTCGCCGAATCGGGCCTGACGCCGGTCTATGTGGCGACCGCGCAGATCTTCGACGAGGAGATGCGCGATCGCATCGCCCACCACCGGGCGCGGCGCGGGCCGGACTGGCTGCTGGTCGAGGAGCACGACGATCTCGAAGGCGTGCTGGCGCGTCAGGCGTCCCGGGGCAGGGCGGTGCTGGTCGACTGCCTGACGCTGTGGGTGACCAACCTGATGCTGGCCGAAGCCGACATCGAGGCTCGCAGCTTTGCTCTGCTCGATGCGTTGGCCGCGCTCGAAAGCCCGGTCGTGCTGGTCTCCAACGAGGTGGGGCTCGGCATCGTGCCGGACAACAGGATGGCCCGCGATTTCCGCGATCATGCGGGCCGTCTCAACCAGGAAGTGGCCGCGCACGCCGACCATGTCGTGTTCATGGCCGCCGGCCTGCCGATGAAACTGAAAGGCTGA
- a CDS encoding HupE/UreJ family protein: MNLLRLFTGLSALVIATPALAHHPMGGETPGTFMDGLLSGVGHPIIGLDHLAFIVAVGIAAALTPQRFVLPLAFIVATVAGTLIHLAAVSLPFPEAVIALSVAAIGFVILSGRDVGPVVLGALFAVAGLFHGFAYGEAVFGAETTPVLAYLAGFAVTQYLIAIAAGYVVVEMIGKGLKGAQNMPARLSGAMVAGAGCLIVGEQAIAAMFG, translated from the coding sequence ATGAACCTTCTTCGCCTCTTCACCGGGCTTTCCGCCCTTGTCATCGCCACGCCGGCGCTCGCCCACCACCCGATGGGCGGCGAAACGCCGGGCACCTTCATGGACGGTCTTCTGTCCGGTGTCGGTCACCCGATCATCGGGCTCGACCATCTGGCCTTCATCGTCGCTGTCGGGATCGCCGCCGCGCTGACGCCGCAGCGGTTCGTGCTGCCGCTGGCCTTCATCGTCGCCACGGTCGCCGGCACGCTGATCCATCTTGCCGCGGTCAGCCTGCCGTTTCCCGAAGCGGTCATCGCGCTGTCGGTCGCCGCGATCGGCTTCGTGATCCTTTCGGGCCGCGATGTCGGTCCGGTCGTGCTCGGCGCCCTGTTCGCCGTCGCCGGCCTGTTCCACGGCTTTGCCTATGGCGAAGCGGTGTTCGGCGCCGAGACGACACCGGTTCTGGCCTACCTGGCCGGCTTCGCGGTCACCCAGTACCTGATCGCGATCGCCGCCGGCTATGTCGTCGTCGAGATGATCGGCAAGGGCCTGAAGGGCGCCCAGAACATGCCCGCGCGGCTGAGCGGCGCGATGGTCGCCGGCGCCGGCTGCCTGATCGTCGGCGAGCAGGCCATCGCGGCGATGTTCGGCTGA
- a CDS encoding cobyric acid synthase: protein MTQAIMFQGTGSDVGKSVLVAGLCRLMARRGLAVRPFKPQNMSNNAVVADDGGEIGRAQWLQALACGVAPSVHMNPVLLKPQTDTGSQIVVHGKVAGVARGADYKRHKPRLMTAVLDSFERMRAEADLVLVEGAGSPAEINLRQGDIANMGFATRAGVPVVLVGDIDRGGVIAALVGTHAILPPEDQAMIVGYLINKFRGDVSLFDDGLAAVTGFTGWPSFGVVPWLAAARRLPAEDSVAVENFGSAGTGHFKVAVPLLGRIANFDDLDPLAAEPDVSVAMVPPGEPIPADADLIVLPGSKSTVSDLRALDANGWRTAIVAHAARGGPVVGLCGGYQMLGRIVRDPLGIEGAPGEAEGLGLLDIETVMAPEKTVRNSRARSVAFDVPLTGYEIHLGETTGPDCARPVAMIDGRPDGASSADGRVFGTYLHGLFDSGPFRQAFLSRFGVAADAADHRSRIVDALDELADGLEAVVDIDGLLAAGRAFKA, encoded by the coding sequence ATGACGCAGGCGATCATGTTCCAGGGAACGGGTTCGGATGTCGGCAAGTCGGTGCTGGTCGCCGGCCTGTGCCGGCTCATGGCGCGGCGCGGGCTCGCCGTGCGGCCGTTCAAGCCGCAGAACATGTCCAACAATGCCGTTGTCGCCGACGATGGCGGCGAGATCGGCCGGGCGCAGTGGCTGCAGGCGCTGGCCTGCGGCGTCGCGCCGTCCGTGCACATGAACCCCGTCCTGCTCAAGCCGCAGACCGACACCGGCAGCCAGATCGTCGTGCACGGCAAGGTGGCGGGCGTCGCGCGCGGCGCCGACTACAAACGACACAAGCCGCGCCTGATGACGGCGGTTCTGGACAGTTTCGAACGGATGCGGGCCGAGGCGGACCTGGTGCTGGTCGAGGGCGCCGGTTCGCCCGCCGAGATCAATCTGCGGCAGGGCGATATCGCGAACATGGGCTTTGCCACGCGCGCGGGCGTACCTGTCGTGCTGGTCGGCGACATCGACCGGGGCGGGGTGATCGCGGCGCTGGTCGGCACGCACGCGATCCTGCCGCCAGAAGACCAGGCGATGATCGTCGGCTATCTGATCAACAAGTTTCGCGGCGACGTTTCGCTGTTCGACGACGGGCTTGCGGCGGTCACCGGCTTCACCGGCTGGCCGTCCTTCGGCGTCGTTCCGTGGCTGGCAGCGGCGCGGCGGCTGCCGGCCGAGGATTCGGTGGCGGTCGAGAATTTCGGGAGCGCGGGCACCGGGCATTTCAAGGTCGCCGTGCCGCTGCTCGGCCGGATCGCCAATTTCGACGATCTCGATCCGCTGGCGGCCGAGCCGGACGTGTCGGTGGCGATGGTCCCGCCGGGCGAGCCGATTCCCGCCGATGCCGACCTGATCGTGCTGCCGGGCTCGAAATCGACGGTCTCGGACCTGCGCGCGCTCGACGCCAATGGCTGGCGCACGGCGATTGTCGCCCATGCGGCGCGCGGCGGTCCCGTGGTCGGGCTGTGCGGCGGCTACCAGATGCTGGGACGGATCGTGCGCGACCCGCTCGGCATCGAGGGCGCGCCGGGCGAGGCGGAGGGGCTGGGGCTTCTCGACATCGAGACCGTGATGGCGCCCGAAAAGACGGTGCGCAACAGCCGGGCCCGGTCGGTGGCGTTCGATGTGCCGCTGACCGGCTACGAGATTCATCTGGGCGAGACAACCGGACCCGACTGCGCCCGACCCGTGGCGATGATCGACGGCCGGCCCGACGGGGCCAGTTCGGCCGACGGGCGCGTCTTCGGCACATATCTGCACGGTCTGTTCGACAGCGGACCGTTCCGTCAGGCCTTTCTGTCCCGGTTCGGTGTCGCGGCCGATGCCGCCGATCATCGCAGCCGGATCGTCGATGCGCTCGATGAACTCGCCGACGGTCTGGAAGCCGTTGTGGACATCGACGGACTGCTCGCGGCCGGGCGCGCGTTCAAGGCGTGA
- a CDS encoding DUF922 domain-containing protein has product MQPRRTLTALMLAVVLAACTSTASTVTTEYYLVSGETSEALDADLRRKGPMRGHALAVAAIRFEPVSVQQEVTEAGCRFTEAKFRVKANITLPRWKERATSRDRELRNAWDALSSYARAHEDQHVRIAERYAGALGEAIEALPPRPTCEALDASAKRVVDRIGREHDEAQLAFDRAEQRRLERLLRQAETS; this is encoded by the coding sequence ATGCAACCTCGACGCACCCTGACGGCCCTGATGCTGGCGGTCGTGCTTGCCGCATGCACCAGCACGGCCTCGACGGTGACGACCGAATATTATCTGGTGTCCGGCGAGACCAGCGAGGCGCTCGACGCGGACCTGCGCCGCAAGGGCCCGATGCGCGGCCATGCGCTCGCGGTCGCCGCGATCCGCTTCGAGCCGGTGTCGGTGCAGCAGGAGGTGACCGAGGCCGGGTGCAGGTTCACGGAGGCGAAGTTCCGCGTGAAGGCCAACATCACCCTGCCGCGCTGGAAGGAACGCGCCACCAGCCGCGACCGGGAACTGCGCAACGCCTGGGACGCGCTGTCCTCCTATGCGAGGGCGCACGAGGACCAGCATGTGCGCATCGCCGAACGCTATGCCGGCGCGCTCGGCGAGGCGATCGAGGCGCTGCCGCCACGGCCGACCTGCGAGGCGCTCGATGCGTCCGCCAAGCGCGTGGTCGACCGGATCGGCCGCGAGCACGACGAGGCCCAACTGGCCTTCGACCGCGCCGAGCAGCGCCGGCTCGAACGCCTGCTGCGGCAGG